One window from the genome of Paraneptunicella aestuarii encodes:
- a CDS encoding flotillin family protein: METAANTNFDLIFMAVIAGIVLIVLLTTGLMLAKLFKRSTKEYSFVRTGFGGEKVVMNGGAIVLPVLHDMVYVKMSTLRIEVERSKEEALISADRLRVDVKADFYIRVQPTIDGISKAATTLGNRTQNPEEVKMLMESKFVDVLRAVAAEMTMQEMHEQRPEFVQKVQVAIVNDLQKNGLELESVSLTSFDQTNVEYFNPNNAFDAEGLANVTKITEAKKKETNDIQQHNRIAIETRNFEAEQESLLIKQRQEEARLAQEKAVALATAEQKAQIAAQRADKEREEREAEIRKEQNIEAAEIAKQLAIQQQRIQQQKAAEEQEIARMRDIEVARQDQKIIIAKKSEEESAARAQAAEAEKTRVAKEEEVITTQKLAEAERERLIATTKAKQEAEEEAVTITVQAEAGRKAAEDKAESVRIEAQAQADAARLRAQADKVVYEVEAEGKRAINEAENAVRDEVLELKRALEMIRILPELVAQTVKPFEKISDIKVLHGYGAAGVSGNGQSDSGSSKGLADDITSAALAYRANAPLVDNMLKELGIVGDNGSLDDLVQGRVSVPSSLAGAQDKVKEHLDEVVSVPECSEKTTVMTEKE; this comes from the coding sequence ATGGAAACAGCAGCAAATACTAACTTCGATCTAATCTTTATGGCAGTTATTGCCGGTATTGTCCTCATCGTTTTACTCACCACTGGCCTAATGCTGGCCAAACTGTTCAAGCGTTCCACCAAGGAATATTCATTTGTTCGTACAGGATTTGGTGGTGAAAAAGTGGTGATGAACGGAGGCGCAATCGTATTACCGGTATTGCACGATATGGTATACGTGAAAATGAGCACCTTGCGTATTGAAGTCGAGCGCTCTAAAGAAGAAGCTTTGATTTCAGCTGATCGCTTGCGTGTTGATGTAAAGGCTGATTTTTACATCCGTGTTCAACCGACCATTGACGGTATTTCTAAAGCTGCCACTACATTGGGCAACCGAACACAGAATCCGGAAGAAGTGAAAATGCTGATGGAGTCTAAATTCGTTGACGTACTGCGTGCCGTTGCCGCGGAAATGACCATGCAGGAAATGCATGAGCAGCGCCCTGAATTTGTACAGAAAGTTCAGGTAGCTATCGTCAATGATCTCCAGAAGAACGGACTTGAATTAGAGTCGGTATCTCTTACCAGCTTCGATCAAACCAATGTGGAATATTTCAATCCCAATAATGCCTTTGACGCAGAAGGTTTGGCTAACGTAACCAAGATCACCGAAGCCAAGAAAAAAGAAACCAACGATATTCAACAGCATAACCGTATTGCCATTGAAACGCGCAATTTTGAAGCTGAGCAGGAATCTTTACTGATCAAGCAGCGTCAGGAAGAAGCGCGTTTGGCTCAGGAAAAAGCCGTTGCGTTGGCGACCGCAGAGCAGAAAGCACAAATAGCAGCACAGCGAGCCGATAAAGAACGCGAAGAACGTGAAGCAGAAATTAGAAAGGAACAGAACATTGAAGCGGCTGAAATTGCCAAACAACTTGCGATTCAGCAACAACGCATTCAACAGCAAAAGGCTGCTGAGGAACAAGAAATTGCCAGAATGCGTGATATTGAAGTTGCGCGTCAGGATCAGAAAATCATTATAGCGAAGAAATCAGAAGAAGAATCAGCAGCTAGAGCTCAAGCTGCTGAAGCAGAGAAAACACGCGTTGCCAAGGAAGAAGAAGTTATTACGACGCAGAAATTGGCCGAAGCCGAGCGTGAGCGATTAATTGCGACAACCAAAGCCAAACAGGAAGCTGAGGAAGAGGCCGTAACTATTACTGTTCAAGCGGAAGCGGGGCGTAAAGCGGCAGAAGACAAAGCAGAATCGGTTCGTATCGAAGCTCAGGCACAAGCTGATGCGGCAAGACTACGAGCCCAGGCTGACAAGGTTGTTTATGAAGTGGAAGCAGAAGGTAAACGAGCCATTAATGAAGCAGAAAATGCTGTGCGTGACGAGGTGTTAGAACTGAAACGTGCGCTTGAAATGATCCGTATATTGCCTGAGTTGGTTGCTCAAACAGTGAAACCGTTTGAGAAAATCTCTGACATCAAGGTGTTACATGGATATGGTGCGGCTGGGGTATCTGGCAATGGACAAAGTGACAGTGGCTCCAGTAAAGGCTTGGCCGATGACATAACCAGTGCGGCTTTGGCCTACCGAGCCAATGCACCGTTGGTTGATAACATGCTAAAAGAACTGGGTATCGTCGGTGACAATGGTTCTCTGGACGATTTGGTTCAAGGTCGTGTTAGCGTGCCTTCATCATTAGCCGGGGCTCAGGATAAAGTAAAAGAGCATCTTGATGAGGTTGTGTCTGTGCCAGAGTGTTCAGAGAAAACAACAGTTATGACAGAAAAAGAATAG
- a CDS encoding KamA family radical SAM protein: MENSASIKIVDTSAPQFKAYQNAQIDKITQLKKLPEALMFDMRVVSTVFPFRVNDFVINELIDWDKVPDDPIFQLTFPQRDMLDATSYGQMAALLKKTPAATHAEVQGLAQQIRAKLNPHPSGQMDKNVPKLQGEPIKGMQHKYRETLLFFPSQGQYCHSYCTFCFRWAQFVGKATRMNSNDAEQLHTYLREHKEITDLLLTGGDPMVMRTSKFEHYLQPLMHKDFAHIQTIRIGTKSLTFWPYRYVTDPDAEELLALLSELVKAGKHVSIMAHINHIQELRSPVTHEAIRRIRATGAQIRTQAPLLNHVNVDADMWADMWKEQTRLGMVPYYMFVERDTGAKRYFELPLYKTWEIFQQAYKQVSGISRTVRGPSMSTEPGKVEIAGVTEIAGEKVFVLRFIQARNPDWVQRPFFAKYCEKAVWLNDLKPAFGEEKFFFELENKQPAN; this comes from the coding sequence ATGGAAAACTCCGCAAGCATAAAAATTGTCGATACTTCCGCGCCTCAATTTAAAGCTTATCAAAACGCGCAAATCGACAAAATAACGCAACTCAAAAAGCTACCGGAAGCGTTAATGTTTGATATGCGCGTAGTATCTACTGTATTTCCATTTCGGGTAAACGACTTTGTGATTAACGAGTTGATTGATTGGGACAAAGTACCTGACGATCCCATCTTCCAACTGACATTTCCGCAACGCGACATGCTCGATGCAACATCCTATGGGCAGATGGCGGCGCTGTTGAAGAAGACACCCGCCGCGACTCACGCAGAAGTGCAAGGGTTAGCGCAACAGATACGCGCTAAACTCAATCCGCATCCTTCAGGTCAAATGGATAAGAATGTCCCTAAACTGCAAGGTGAACCTATAAAAGGAATGCAGCACAAATATCGAGAGACGCTGCTCTTCTTCCCAAGCCAGGGGCAATATTGCCACTCCTATTGCACTTTCTGCTTCCGATGGGCTCAATTTGTGGGTAAAGCTACTCGCATGAACAGTAACGATGCTGAGCAACTTCATACCTACTTGCGTGAGCATAAGGAAATCACCGATTTATTGCTCACGGGTGGCGACCCAATGGTAATGCGAACGTCGAAATTTGAGCATTACCTACAACCTTTAATGCATAAAGACTTCGCTCATATTCAAACCATACGTATTGGCACCAAGTCACTCACCTTCTGGCCTTATCGCTATGTTACTGATCCGGATGCAGAGGAGTTGTTAGCACTGCTCAGTGAATTGGTAAAAGCAGGCAAGCATGTTTCGATCATGGCGCATATTAACCATATTCAAGAACTACGTTCGCCAGTCACGCACGAAGCCATTCGCCGAATTCGCGCCACAGGAGCTCAAATTCGCACTCAAGCGCCACTGCTTAACCATGTAAATGTCGATGCCGATATGTGGGCTGACATGTGGAAAGAGCAAACCCGTTTGGGAATGGTTCCTTATTACATGTTTGTCGAACGAGACACCGGAGCAAAACGCTATTTTGAGTTGCCTCTGTACAAAACCTGGGAAATTTTCCAGCAAGCGTATAAACAGGTTTCCGGTATAAGTAGAACGGTTCGAGGCCCATCAATGAGCACCGAACCCGGTAAAGTAGAAATTGCCGGTGTAACAGAAATTGCAGGTGAAAAGGTCTTTGTATTGCGTTTTATTCAGGCCAGAAACCCTGACTGGGTACAACGCCCCTTCTTTGCCAAATATTGCGAAAAAGCCGTTTGGCTGAATGACCTTAAGCCTGCTTTTGGTGAAGAGAAATTTTTCTTTGAACTCGAAAACAAACAGCCCGCTAATTAG
- a CDS encoding 2-hydroxyacid dehydrogenase, translated as MNKHSLQPVIPLIGDFSEQMQGLWLQQLSLAMPEFKVVFWDGLSEQEKSRVEVAVVTNIQPERIKQYPNLKWVQSLWAGVETLLPAIQDLNLKVVRMNDPQLAQSMSDSVLLWTLYLHQQAHVYRQQQNIALWQQSPTSLFTLLPHATRVGILGLGNLGKVAANRLKDNGFTVQGWSRTAKSLPGIPTYSGDTGLQQLLSTSDILVVLLPLTHSTRYLLNQQRLQMLPDGAAVINFARGAIIPEPDLLQCLNNGKLSHAVLDVFEQEPLPSNSPLWQHPNITVLPHISAQTNPVTASKVVAKNIKPYFQNGEIPEYIDVLKGY; from the coding sequence ATGAATAAACACTCATTACAACCTGTTATTCCTCTGATCGGAGACTTCTCTGAACAGATGCAAGGATTATGGTTGCAACAATTGAGCTTGGCAATGCCAGAGTTTAAGGTTGTCTTTTGGGATGGCTTGAGCGAGCAAGAAAAAAGCCGGGTGGAAGTGGCTGTTGTGACCAATATCCAGCCTGAGAGGATTAAGCAGTACCCCAACCTGAAATGGGTGCAAAGCCTGTGGGCTGGAGTGGAAACCTTGCTTCCAGCCATTCAGGATCTGAACTTAAAAGTCGTGCGCATGAACGATCCTCAACTGGCACAGAGCATGTCTGACAGTGTTCTACTCTGGACGTTATATTTGCATCAACAAGCGCATGTTTACCGACAGCAACAAAACATCGCGCTTTGGCAGCAGTCACCTACATCGCTATTTACATTGTTACCTCATGCAACACGCGTTGGTATTTTAGGGCTAGGCAACCTCGGCAAAGTTGCTGCGAACAGATTAAAAGATAATGGCTTTACTGTTCAGGGTTGGAGCCGCACCGCTAAATCGCTTCCCGGTATTCCTACTTATTCGGGTGATACCGGGTTGCAACAATTACTTAGCACCAGTGATATTCTGGTTGTGTTACTTCCATTGACACATTCAACTCGTTATTTACTGAATCAGCAACGTTTACAAATGCTGCCTGATGGTGCTGCGGTGATTAACTTTGCCCGCGGTGCAATTATTCCTGAACCCGATTTATTGCAGTGTTTGAATAATGGCAAATTGAGCCATGCTGTTTTAGACGTTTTTGAGCAGGAACCTTTGCCGTCGAATTCACCTCTTTGGCAACATCCTAACATTACAGTGTTACCTCATATCTCAGCACAGACTAACCCTGTCACAGCGTCTAAAGTGGTGGCAAAGAATATTAAACCGTATTTTCAGAATGGAGAAATACCTGAATATATTGATGTCTTGAAAGGGTATTAG
- the dinB gene encoding DNA polymerase IV, with protein sequence MRKIIHIDMDCFYAAVEMRDNPRYRDIPIAIGGRSDRRGVISTCNYIARKFGVKSAMATAQAMKLCPNLVVVPGQMKKYVEVSRQIRDIFARYTSLIEPLSLDEAYLDVSDSDLLGGSATLIAQQIRRDILNETQLTASAGVASCKFVAKVASDVNKPNGICVVTPDELDSFVASLPLGKIPGVGKVTLEKLHNLGLYHCRDVREYSQELLSKRFGKFGLALWQYCHGKDERRVSVERKRKSVGVERTLPHDIHSAEECWQVIEKLLPELQQRLQNVRPDMDIHSQGIKLKFSDFQLTSIEQRQLHLVPELFKSQLQEILQRQRNRGIRLVGLQVGLPDEQTVRQLPLPFPQQVI encoded by the coding sequence GTGCGTAAAATTATTCATATCGACATGGATTGTTTCTATGCTGCTGTCGAAATGCGGGATAACCCTCGTTATCGTGATATTCCTATTGCGATTGGTGGGCGTTCGGATCGGCGCGGGGTGATTTCTACCTGTAACTATATTGCGCGTAAGTTTGGGGTGAAGTCTGCCATGGCAACTGCGCAGGCAATGAAGTTGTGTCCTAACTTGGTGGTTGTTCCCGGGCAAATGAAAAAGTACGTGGAAGTGTCTCGGCAAATTCGGGATATTTTTGCTCGTTATACATCGCTTATTGAGCCTCTTTCCCTGGATGAAGCGTATCTTGATGTTAGTGATTCTGACTTGCTTGGTGGTAGCGCTACGCTTATTGCTCAGCAAATTCGCAGGGATATCCTGAATGAAACCCAACTTACAGCGTCTGCGGGTGTCGCATCGTGTAAATTCGTTGCTAAAGTCGCGAGTGATGTGAACAAACCCAATGGTATTTGCGTTGTGACTCCTGATGAACTGGACAGCTTTGTTGCCAGCCTTCCTCTGGGTAAAATTCCGGGCGTGGGTAAAGTCACGCTGGAAAAGCTGCATAATCTGGGGTTATACCATTGCCGTGATGTCAGGGAGTATTCACAGGAGTTGCTGAGCAAACGCTTCGGCAAATTTGGATTGGCGTTGTGGCAATATTGTCATGGCAAGGATGAACGACGTGTTAGCGTAGAACGTAAGCGCAAGTCTGTCGGGGTTGAGAGAACTTTACCTCACGACATTCATTCTGCCGAAGAATGTTGGCAGGTAATCGAAAAATTATTGCCAGAACTACAGCAACGACTTCAGAATGTGCGTCCTGATATGGATATTCATTCGCAAGGGATTAAACTTAAGTTTTCTGATTTTCAACTCACCAGCATTGAGCAGAGACAACTTCATTTAGTACCCGAGTTGTTTAAAAGCCAGCTACAAGAGATTTTGCAACGACAGCGAAATCGTGGCATTCGGCTGGTGGGATTACAAGTAGGGCTACCTGATGAGCAGACGGTTCGGCAACTGCCTTTGCCGTTTCCACAACAAGTTATTTGA
- a CDS encoding M17 family metallopeptidase, which produces MSYPIAVRATVDAITDVNGTWDAVIYISPSATSGTSSVISEAIFKYADIDKRVGVQPMLLPAEGVAGGRIIFAPTGNLMRYFDDVRRYGDAAHKAAKIAKDAGIVNPLLVVETPNDWRFQHALEVAYLQACQSLWQPLEARESLNEAELEPVNQIGLVHESVDADWLVAVEGGRRLARDLCGTNPERMAPPGFADYCVDAFAGTDVKVEVISSQEQLQEEYPLLAAVARAAVQVERHHARVVTLTYEPEGEVTQSLYLAGKGVTYDTGGADLKTGGFMAGMSRDKGGAAAVAGLMKTVAMLKPKGIKVVAELGLVRNSIGSDAFVSDEIITSRAGVRVRIGNTDAEGRLVLSDVLTHLKELAEGDDKAEFFSVATLTGHAARAVGPYTALVENGFARANRSAQALSDVGDLWGDAAEVSRSRREDFDFVAPRSKADDVLSSNNAASAVTPRGHQFPMAFLCISSGLDKVNAPYTHVDIAGSGVEKGDWQHGKPTASPVTMLAARYFK; this is translated from the coding sequence ATGTCTTATCCAATCGCAGTAAGAGCGACAGTAGACGCTATCACTGATGTAAACGGAACCTGGGATGCGGTTATCTATATTTCTCCCAGCGCCACTTCCGGTACATCGTCTGTTATTTCTGAAGCCATTTTCAAGTATGCCGATATCGACAAACGAGTCGGCGTGCAGCCTATGTTGCTACCGGCAGAAGGTGTTGCTGGCGGACGTATTATTTTTGCGCCAACGGGCAACCTGATGCGTTATTTTGATGATGTTCGTCGCTATGGTGATGCGGCACACAAGGCTGCTAAAATCGCCAAAGATGCCGGTATCGTGAATCCCTTACTGGTTGTGGAAACGCCCAATGATTGGCGCTTCCAACACGCATTGGAAGTGGCTTATCTACAAGCTTGCCAGTCTCTTTGGCAGCCTCTGGAAGCCAGAGAAAGTCTAAATGAAGCCGAATTGGAACCTGTAAATCAGATCGGTTTGGTGCACGAAAGTGTTGATGCTGATTGGTTGGTTGCTGTTGAAGGCGGACGTCGTTTGGCAAGAGATCTCTGCGGTACTAACCCCGAAAGAATGGCACCTCCGGGATTTGCTGATTATTGCGTTGACGCTTTTGCTGGAACCGATGTGAAAGTTGAAGTGATTTCCTCGCAAGAACAATTGCAAGAGGAGTATCCATTGCTTGCTGCTGTGGCGCGCGCTGCAGTGCAAGTGGAGCGCCATCATGCTCGCGTTGTAACCCTGACTTATGAACCGGAAGGGGAAGTGACCCAAAGCCTGTATTTGGCGGGTAAAGGTGTCACTTACGATACTGGCGGTGCAGACTTGAAAACTGGTGGTTTCATGGCGGGTATGAGTCGTGACAAAGGTGGTGCTGCCGCCGTTGCTGGTTTAATGAAAACCGTTGCCATGTTAAAACCCAAAGGTATCAAAGTCGTTGCTGAGTTAGGCTTGGTGCGTAACAGTATTGGTTCCGATGCGTTTGTTTCTGATGAGATCATTACCAGCCGTGCTGGTGTGCGTGTGCGTATCGGGAACACCGACGCAGAAGGTCGCTTAGTGCTGTCTGATGTGTTAACTCATTTGAAAGAGTTGGCGGAAGGCGATGATAAGGCTGAGTTTTTCTCTGTGGCAACCTTGACTGGGCATGCTGCTCGTGCTGTAGGGCCTTATACCGCATTGGTAGAAAACGGTTTTGCCAGAGCCAATCGAAGTGCTCAAGCATTGTCTGACGTTGGTGATTTATGGGGCGATGCCGCTGAGGTTTCTCGTTCTCGCCGAGAAGACTTTGATTTCGTTGCGCCTCGAAGCAAAGCTGATGATGTATTGTCTTCAAATAATGCTGCTTCCGCAGTGACTCCTCGAGGCCATCAATTCCCAATGGCATTTTTATGCATATCGTCCGGTCTGGACAAGGTTAACGCTCCTTACACTCATGTTGATATTGCGGGTAGTGGTGTGGAGAAAGGTGATTGGCAGCACGGTAAACCAACGGCTTCGCCTGTGACTATGCTGGCGGCAAGATACTTTAAATAG
- a CDS encoding DUF1653 domain-containing protein: MELKPGKYRHYKGNDYQVIDVATHSEDESKLVVYRPLYGEGKLWVRPLEMFVEEVELPDGRKVPRFAFVGEC; this comes from the coding sequence ATGGAATTAAAGCCCGGGAAGTATCGCCATTACAAAGGCAATGACTATCAGGTGATTGATGTTGCCACTCATTCTGAAGATGAAAGTAAACTGGTGGTATATCGGCCTTTGTATGGTGAAGGTAAGCTATGGGTAAGGCCGTTGGAAATGTTTGTTGAAGAAGTTGAATTGCCTGATGGGCGCAAAGTACCACGCTTTGCGTTTGTTGGTGAATGCTAA
- a CDS encoding MBL fold metallo-hydrolase, giving the protein MKKFVLSLCSVACLLGISTASAKMDFDTVEIKPEQVTTSVYMLTGYGGNIGVSAGEDGILIIDDQFAPLADKISAALKGIANTKLRYIINTHFHGDHTGGNGEMKHHHEATVFAHDNVRVRLQNDPEQKPENLPVVTYADGVKFHFNGDVLHVKHLPGAHTDGDSYVIFEKQNVLHTGDIMFNYMFPYIDLDAGGSVPGYIKGVEVLLSEINDDTKVMPGHGKLASKKDVEVFLDMLKSTRQLVMDMKSEGMTLEQVTEKGLGEKWQSWSWSFIPEAKWIATLYDGR; this is encoded by the coding sequence ATGAAAAAATTTGTGTTGTCTTTATGTTCTGTTGCTTGTCTGCTAGGCATTAGCACTGCGTCAGCAAAAATGGATTTTGATACGGTTGAAATTAAACCCGAACAAGTGACTACTTCCGTTTATATGTTAACGGGCTACGGCGGTAATATCGGTGTCTCTGCGGGTGAAGATGGTATTTTGATTATTGATGATCAATTTGCGCCCTTGGCTGACAAAATATCAGCAGCCTTAAAAGGCATCGCCAATACCAAGCTTCGATACATTATCAATACCCATTTTCATGGCGATCATACTGGCGGTAATGGGGAAATGAAGCATCATCATGAGGCTACTGTTTTTGCTCATGATAATGTGCGAGTTCGTTTGCAAAACGACCCCGAGCAAAAGCCTGAAAATCTTCCTGTAGTGACTTATGCCGATGGCGTGAAGTTCCATTTTAATGGTGATGTATTGCATGTGAAGCATTTGCCGGGCGCGCATACCGACGGCGACAGCTATGTGATTTTTGAGAAGCAAAATGTGCTTCATACTGGCGATATCATGTTCAACTATATGTTCCCTTACATTGATTTGGATGCTGGAGGTTCTGTACCCGGTTATATCAAGGGCGTTGAAGTTCTGTTAAGCGAAATCAACGATGACACCAAAGTGATGCCTGGTCATGGCAAATTGGCGAGTAAAAAGGATGTTGAAGTTTTCCTGGATATGCTGAAAAGCACGCGCCAATTAGTGATGGACATGAAATCGGAAGGCATGACATTGGAACAGGTGACAGAGAAAGGATTGGGTGAAAAGTGGCAATCCTGGTCATGGAGTTTTATTCCTGAGGCGAAATGGATCGCCACCTTGTACGATGGTCGATAG
- a CDS encoding GNAT family N-acetyltransferase, protein MVTAQPEHIKQLFHWFDSKASMFTWGGPGMRYPSNQTLFLRDIGWLRLASVALIPQDDVFLPSEEQRLMGFAQIYPRLGRYHFGRVAISPNVRGQGLGSRFLARLIESIELGAYVPEQKWDAVEKNCNPQGFIDTTTQKIYLPFVAAGFSLFVLTHNQAAIHCYQKHGFREREYPEALPGNMQDCLYMVRGMATEIS, encoded by the coding sequence ATGGTCACTGCTCAACCTGAACACATAAAACAACTTTTTCACTGGTTCGATTCCAAAGCGTCCATGTTTACCTGGGGTGGGCCTGGCATGCGTTATCCCTCTAATCAAACCTTGTTCTTACGCGACATTGGCTGGTTGCGTTTGGCTAGCGTGGCTCTGATCCCCCAGGATGATGTGTTTTTACCCAGTGAGGAGCAACGGCTAATGGGTTTTGCCCAGATTTATCCCAGATTGGGGCGCTATCATTTTGGCCGGGTTGCCATTTCTCCGAATGTTCGAGGGCAGGGGCTGGGAAGCCGATTTCTGGCGCGTTTAATCGAAAGCATTGAACTTGGCGCTTATGTACCGGAACAGAAATGGGATGCGGTAGAAAAGAACTGTAATCCACAAGGTTTTATTGATACCACGACACAAAAGATTTATCTGCCTTTTGTGGCTGCGGGCTTTTCGCTATTTGTACTAACACATAATCAGGCGGCGATTCATTGTTATCAAAAACATGGTTTTCGAGAGCGAGAATACCCAGAGGCTCTACCCGGGAATATGCAAGATTGCTTGTATATGGTTCGTGGTATGGCGACCGAGATTAGTTGA
- a CDS encoding phospholipase D-like domain-containing protein — protein MKTNIKSIAFALVSTVFTGLTTSAYADDIKVYFNHDVNLPAMKANLENEIIKVINSANSTLYMAVYDLDLPGIAQAMVAAKNRGVDVRFITDEDNIAGENVEALGILDAGNIPWIDDTENGSAGSKIQHNKFIIVDGARVLTGSTNFTQSGIHGDLDATGNLISAGNDNHIVVIESQQLAGVYTTQFNIMWGDGAGGAKDSLFGLGKPDHQMETVYTTNDNIRIDVQFTPQSPSLFAGSTLENMVNYVASAKQRIRLAQFVISAQDVADAMKGKKEAGVDIQGIGDSSFFFRYYSEFMDMSGQQELNTNGVYETDSYTGAPNNPWQNTADVRVANMDGGDKWHHKYIIVDDTVLTGSHNISGAAAFGNDENVVIIHDSQTAAEFEGHFSRSFCNAGSGGSCGVTYQGGTWDGVALSADEVATVLEIVNYATLEQLDIQAAMNRRAVDNILAARTITSMDQLAAVSYVGTAAMQALKDYIPVWLSL, from the coding sequence ATGAAAACTAACATCAAGAGCATTGCGTTTGCTTTAGTAAGCACCGTTTTTACTGGCCTCACGACGAGTGCTTACGCTGACGACATTAAAGTTTATTTCAACCATGATGTGAATTTGCCGGCGATGAAGGCTAATTTAGAGAATGAGATCATTAAGGTGATTAATTCTGCAAATTCCACCTTATATATGGCTGTTTATGATCTGGATTTGCCAGGTATTGCACAGGCAATGGTGGCTGCAAAAAACCGTGGCGTTGATGTTCGTTTTATTACCGATGAAGACAATATTGCAGGTGAAAACGTCGAAGCATTAGGTATTCTTGATGCTGGCAATATTCCCTGGATTGATGACACTGAAAACGGCAGTGCAGGATCCAAAATCCAACACAATAAATTCATTATTGTTGATGGCGCTCGTGTATTAACGGGAAGCACTAACTTTACTCAATCCGGTATCCATGGCGATTTGGATGCGACTGGAAACCTGATTAGTGCAGGTAATGATAATCACATTGTGGTGATTGAATCACAGCAACTTGCTGGTGTGTATACCACTCAGTTCAACATCATGTGGGGTGATGGTGCGGGTGGTGCTAAAGATTCTTTGTTTGGTTTGGGTAAACCTGATCATCAGATGGAGACGGTTTATACCACTAATGACAACATTCGTATCGACGTTCAGTTCACACCTCAATCTCCTAGCCTGTTTGCCGGCTCTACGTTAGAAAACATGGTTAACTATGTTGCATCAGCAAAACAGCGTATTCGCCTGGCTCAGTTCGTTATTAGTGCTCAGGATGTTGCTGATGCAATGAAAGGCAAAAAAGAGGCGGGTGTTGATATCCAGGGGATTGGCGATTCCAGCTTCTTCTTCCGCTATTACTCAGAGTTTATGGATATGTCGGGTCAGCAGGAATTGAACACTAATGGAGTCTATGAAACCGATTCTTATACCGGTGCACCTAATAACCCTTGGCAGAATACCGCAGATGTAAGAGTGGCGAATATGGATGGTGGCGACAAATGGCACCATAAATACATTATCGTTGACGACACGGTCTTGACCGGCTCTCATAATATCAGCGGTGCAGCCGCGTTTGGTAACGACGAGAACGTTGTGATTATTCATGATTCTCAAACTGCCGCAGAGTTTGAAGGTCATTTCAGCCGTTCATTTTGCAATGCCGGCTCTGGCGGTTCCTGTGGGGTGACTTATCAGGGCGGTACTTGGGACGGTGTTGCTCTCTCTGCCGATGAGGTGGCGACTGTTCTTGAAATAGTTAACTATGCAACGCTTGAGCAATTGGATATTCAAGCCGCTATGAACAGACGTGCTGTTGATAATATTTTGGCAGCTCGCACTATTACCAGCATGGATCAGCTTGCAGCAGTATCTTATGTCGGTACAGCGGCAATGCAAG